Proteins encoded by one window of Candidatus Falkowbacteria bacterium:
- the thiI gene encoding tRNA 4-thiouridine(8) synthase ThiI: MENIFKKIIVHFDEIGLKGKNQPFFVKQVIKNIEQKLGLGVKASRAEGKLQIELPSNADIKKMINLLKFTPGVSTINPGLQCLSEMDQIEKQALAVVDFYKPKTFKIETTRSYKPFELNSLQVSSQVGAYVLQNADFELKVDVHKPELTVKVEVAKRKTFVLGKKEKGLGGLPVGTAGKVICLLSGGLDSPVAGFQMMKRGAEVIFVHFHNQTINKVGVQNKIKKLVTQLSKVQGSCKLIIVPFSDLQKSVIAHIPADVRMIVYRRLMYRIAEQIAVENKVQALVAGDSLAQVASQTMENLQVIYQATSMLKFAPLIGMNKNEIINIAEQIGTYAISIEPYEDCCSLMIAKHPQTRAKLEEVLKVEQNLEVNDLISQAINMSEISEFKAN; encoded by the coding sequence ATGGAAAATATTTTCAAGAAAATAATTGTGCATTTTGATGAAATTGGTTTGAAAGGCAAAAACCAGCCTTTTTTTGTTAAGCAAGTAATTAAAAATATTGAGCAAAAACTGGGTTTGGGAGTTAAGGCAAGCAGGGCAGAGGGGAAGTTGCAAATTGAGTTGCCATCAAACGCTGATATTAAAAAAATGATAAACTTATTGAAATTCACTCCTGGCGTTTCAACAATCAATCCTGGTTTGCAGTGTTTAAGTGAAATGGATCAGATCGAAAAACAAGCTTTGGCGGTGGTTGATTTTTATAAACCAAAAACTTTCAAAATTGAAACAACTAGATCTTATAAGCCATTTGAATTGAATTCATTGCAGGTTAGTAGTCAGGTTGGGGCATATGTTTTACAGAACGCTGATTTTGAACTTAAGGTTGATGTACATAAACCAGAATTAACAGTTAAGGTTGAAGTGGCCAAAAGAAAAACTTTTGTTTTGGGTAAAAAAGAAAAAGGCCTCGGTGGATTACCCGTTGGTACAGCTGGAAAAGTGATATGTTTACTTTCTGGTGGATTGGACAGTCCAGTCGCTGGATTTCAAATGATGAAAAGAGGTGCAGAAGTTATTTTTGTACATTTTCATAATCAAACAATTAATAAAGTTGGTGTTCAGAATAAAATTAAAAAGTTGGTTACGCAATTGAGTAAAGTCCAAGGTTCATGCAAGTTAATTATTGTTCCTTTTTCTGATTTACAAAAATCTGTCATTGCTCATATTCCAGCAGATGTGCGTATGATTGTTTATCGTCGGTTAATGTATCGTATTGCTGAACAGATAGCAGTTGAAAACAAAGTACAAGCTTTGGTTGCAGGGGACAGTTTAGCTCAAGTAGCTTCACAAACTATGGAAAATTTACAAGTTATTTATCAAGCAACTTCAATGTTAAAGTTTGCTCCATTGATTGGCATGAACAAAAATGAAATTATAAATATCGCCGAGCAAATTGGGACATATGCAATTTCTATTGAGCCATATGAGGATTGTTGCAGTTTGATGATAGCTAAACACCCACAAACTCGAGCCAAGTTAGAAGAAGTCCTTAAAGTTGAACAAAACCTTGAGGTTAATGATTTAATAAGCCAAGCAATTAATATGAGTGAAATAAGCGAATTTAAAGCGAATTAA
- a CDS encoding transcriptional repressor: MAKTGSRMTNQRQVICDYVEKHSLTHPTAEHVFEAVRKKLPRISFGTVYRNLMVLEQMGYVTPLYYFKDHVRYDGIVENHYHFVCIKCDKVENVSMDEMFELNKQISKRHGQSVIFHRIYFYGLCKDCQGL; encoded by the coding sequence ATGGCTAAAACTGGTTCAAGAATGACAAATCAACGTCAAGTGATTTGCGATTACGTAGAAAAGCACTCACTCACCCACCCGACAGCTGAACATGTGTTTGAGGCGGTAAGAAAAAAATTACCAAGAATTAGTTTCGGGACAGTTTATCGTAATTTAATGGTTTTGGAACAAATGGGTTACGTTACACCGTTATATTATTTTAAAGATCATGTTCGGTATGACGGAATTGTTGAAAATCACTATCATTTTGTCTGTATTAAATGTGATAAAGTTGAAAATGTTTCAATGGATGAAATGTTTGAATTAAACAAACAGATTAGCAAAAGACATGGTCAGTCGGTAATTTTCCACCGAATATATTTTTATGGATTGTGCAAGGACTGCCAGGGTTTATAG